Proteins co-encoded in one Ziziphus jujuba cultivar Dongzao chromosome 9, ASM3175591v1 genomic window:
- the LOC107427109 gene encoding uncharacterized protein LOC107427109 — MLRLKAFRPSNEKIVKIQLHPTHPWMVTADASDHVSVWNWEHRQVIYELKAGGVDQRRLVGAKLEKLAEGESEPKGKPTEAMRGGSVKQVSFYDDDVRFWQLWRNRSAAAEAPSAVNQVTSAFSSPAPSTKGRHFLVICCENKAIFLDLVTMRGRDVPKQELDNRSLLCMEFLSRSVSGDVPLVAFGGSDGVIRVLSMMTWKLVRRYTGGHKGSISCLMTFVASSGEALLVSGASDGLLVVWSADHGQESRELVPKLSLKAHDGGVVAVELSRVIGGAPQLITIGADKTLAIWDTISFKELRRIKPVSKMACHSVASWCHPRAPSLDILTCVKDSHIWAIEHPTYSALTRPLCELSSLLPPHVVAPHKKIRVYCMVAHPLQPHLVATGTNIGVIISEFDPRSLPAVAALPTPSGSREHSAVFVVERELKLLNFQLSQTANPSLGNNGSLSETGRLRGDMLEQLHVKQIKKHISTPVPHDSYSVLSVSSSGKYLAIVWPDIPYFSVYKVSDWSIVDSGSARLLAWDTCRDRFAILESALPVRIPVIPKGGSSRKAKEAAAAAAQAAAAAASAASAANVQVRILLDDGTSNIFTTSIGGRSDPVIGLHGGALLGVSYRTSRRVSPIAATAISTIQSMPLSGFGSSGLSSFATFDDGFSSNRSPTEAASMNFQLYSWETSQPIGGLLPQPEWTAWDETVEYCAFAYQKYIVISSLRPQYRYLGDVAIPYATGGVWHRRQLFVATPTTIECVFVDAGVQPIDIETKRMKEEMKLKEVQARAVAEHGELALISVEGPQTATQERIAFRPPMLQVVRLASFQHAPSVPPFLTLPKQSKVDGDDTTTHKELLQKEIDERKINEVAVGGGGVSVAVTRFPTEQKRPVGPLVVVGVRDGVLWLIDRYMCAHALSLSHPGIRCRCLAAYGDAVSAVKWASRLDREHHDDLAQFMLGMGYATEALHLPGISKRLEFDLAMQSNDLKRALQCLLTMSNSRDLGQDSPGLDLIDILNVAAKKENMVEAVQGIVKFAKEFLDLIDAADATGQAEIAREALKRLAAAGSIKGTLRGHELRGLALRLANHGELTRLSGLVNNLISIGLGREAAFSAAVLGDNALMEKAWQETGMLAEAVLHAHAHGRPTLRNLVQAWNKMLQKEVEHTPLEKMDAAAAFLASLEEPKLTSLAEAGKKPPIEILPPGMPSLTGPISIKKPPAPATQSLEQQPGKPMLLEAAPAGTGEPANAPPTATGEPANAPPATETPAPSNASETSTSEQPQSESGQPQSESGEPTSVNQPSVSTSESNQEQAAPGESTPQPSEAITVSTLEANNVTTLEPSDVARSEAPPQAPEIPSAMPTDHPAA, encoded by the exons atgttgcggTTAAAAGCATTCAGACCCAGCAACGAGAAGATCGTGAAGATTCAGTTGCATCCTACGCATCCATGGATGGTCACCGCAGATGCCTCAGATCACGTTTCCGTTTGGAATTGGGAACATCGGCAG GTGATTTACGAGCTCAAAGCCGGCGGGGTTGACCAGAGGCGTTTGGTCGGTGCCAAGTTGGAGAAGCTTGCCGAAGGCGAATCAG AGCCTAAAGGGAAGCCTACAGAAGCCATGCGTGGAGGCAG TGTTAAGCAGGTGAGCTTCTATGATGATGATGTACGCTTTTGGCAACTATGGCGCAATCGCTCTGCAGCAGCTGAGGCTCCATCAGCTGTCAATCAAGTCACATCAGCTTTTAGTTCTCCTGCACCATCAACAAAAGGAAGGCATTTTCTTGTCATCTGCTGTGAAAATAAAGCCATTTTTTTGGACTTGGTGACAATGCGTGGCCGTGATGTACCAAAGCAGGAGCTGGACAACAGATCCCTTCTATG TATGGAGTTCCTTTCTAGATCTGTCTCAGGGGATGTTCCTCTTGTTGCATTTGGTGGATCAGATGGTGTTATTAGAGTACTATCAATGATGACGTGGAAG CTTGTTCGAAGGTACACTGGAGGTCATAAAGGTTCAATTTCTTGTTTGATGACATTCGTGGCATCGTCTGGTGAG GCACTTCTGGTTTCTGGAGCTAGTGATGGATTGCTTGTAGTTTGGAGTGCTGATCATGGTCAAGAGTCAAGAGAACTTGTACCCAAGCTAAGCTTAAAG GCACATGATGGTGGTGTTGTTGCTGTTGAACTTTCTAGAGTGATTGGAGGTGCTCCTCAGCTAATTACAATTGGTGCTGACAAGACGTTAGCTATTTGGGACACAATTTCTTTTAAG GAACTGCGACGTATTAAGCCTGTTTCAAAGATGGCTTGTCACAGTGTAGCATCATGGTGCCACCCTCGAGCTCCAAGCCTTGATATTTTAACTTGTGTCAAAGATTCCCATATATG gGCTATTGAACACCCCACTTACTCAGCTCTAACAAGGCCATTGTGTGAACTTTCCTCTCTACTCCCTCCACATGTAGTCGCACCCCACAAGAAAATTAGg GTTTATTGTATGGTAGCTCATCCTTTGCAGCCTCACCTTGTTGCCACTGGAACCAATATTGGGGTTATCATCAGTGAGTTTGACCCTCGATCTCTTCCAGCTGTTGCTGCCTTACCAACACCATCAGGAAGCCGAGAGCATTCTGCTGTCTTTGTGGTTGAAAGGGAACTAAAACTACTCAATTTTCAGTTATCACAGACGGCAAATCCTTCTCTTGGAAACAATGGCTCCTTATCAGAAACCGGAAGGCTTCGAGGAGACATGCTTGAACAATTACATGTTAAGCAGATAAAAAAGCACATCAGTACACCTGTTCCACATGATTCATATTCAGTTCTTTCTGTAAGCAGTTCGGGAAA GTATCTTGCAATCGTGTGGCCTGATATACCTTACTTCTCGGTTTACAAGGTTAGTGACTGGTCCATAGTTGATTCAGGCAGTGCAAGGCTTCTTGCATGGGATACATGCCGCGATAGGTTTGCCATATTGGAATCTGCATTACCTGTTAGAATTCCTGTAATTCCTAAGGGTGGCTCATCTAGAAAAGCAAAAGAAGCGGCTGCTGCTGCAGCACAAGCTGCAGCAGCTGCTGCTTCTGCTGCTTCTGCAGCCAATGTTCAAGTTCGTATCCTGCTGGATGATGGGACATCAAATATATTCACAACATCAATTGGTGGTCGCAGTGATCCA GTCATTGGTTTGCATGGGGGTGCTTTACTTGGTGTTAGCTACCGAACATCACGAAGAGTTAGCCCTATTGCGGCAACAGCTATTTCCACAATTCAGTCTATGCCTTTATCGGGATTTGGAAGCAGTGGTCTTTCCTCTTTTGCTACCTTTGACGATGGATTTTCTTCCAATAGATCCCCAACAGAAGCGGCATCGATGAACTTTCAGCTATACAG TTGGGAAACTTCTCAACCCATTGGAGGTCTTCTTCCTCAGCCAGAATGGACAGCATGGGATGAAACTGTTGAGTATTGTGCTTTTgcatatcaaaaatatattgtCATATCTTCTTTGCGGCCTCAATATAGATACTTGGGTGATGTTGCAATTCCCTATGCTACTGGAGGTGTTTGGCATCGACGGCAACTATTTGTGGCTACACCTACTACAATTGa ATGTGTTTTCGTTGATGCTGGAGTTCAACCTATTGATATCGAAACAAAAAGGATGAAAGAGGAGATGAAACTGAAAGAGGTGCAAGCGAGAGCTGTTGCTGAGCATGGTGAATTGGCATTGATCTCGGTAGAAGGTCCCCAAACTGCTACTCAAGAAAGGATAGCATTCAGGCCTCCAATGTTGCAG GTGGTCCGTTTAGCTTCATTTCAGCATGCTCCTTCCGTGCCACCTTTCTTAACATTGCCAAAACAATCTAAAGTTGATGGAGATGATACAACTACGCACAAAGAGTTGCTGCAAAAAGAGATTGACGAAAGAAAGATCAACGAGGTCGCTGTTGGTGGAGGAGGAGTATCTGTGGCAGTTACTCGTTTTCCAACAGAGCAAAAACGACCTGTGGGACCTCTTGTTGTGGTCGGTGTCAGAGATGGTGTTCTTTGGCTAATAGATAG GTACATGTGTGCCCATGCACTATCCCTAAGCCATCCTGGTATTCGTTGTAGATGTCTTGCTGCATATGGAGATGCTGTTAGTGCTGTCAAATG gGCGAGTAGACTTGACAGAGAACATCATGATGATCTAGCACAATTTATGCTAGGGATGGGTTATGCTACTGAAGCACTTCATTTGCCTGGGATATCTAAAAG GTTGGAGTTTGATCTGGCCATGCAAAGCAATGATTTGAAAAGAGCTCTTCAGTGCCTTCTTACCATGAGCAATAGTAGGGACTTGGGGCAAGATAGCCCTGGGCTTGATTTGATTGACATTCTTAATGTAGCAGCTAAAAAGGAAAACATGGTGGAAGCTGTACAAGGAATAGTGAAATTTGCTAAAGAGTTTTTAGATCTTATTGATGCGGCAGATGCTACTGGACAAGCTGAGATCGCTCGTGAAGCTCTCAAGAGATTAGCTGCTGCTGGTTCTATAAAAGGAACTTTACGGGGTCATGAGTTGAGAGGTTTAGCTCTGCGCCTCGCAAATCATGGAGAGCTGACACGGCTTAGT GGTTTAGTAAACAATTTGATCTCAATTGGCTTGGGAAGAGAAGCAGCATTTTCAGCTGCAGTTTTGGGAGACAATGCCCTTATGGAGAAGGCATGGCAGGAAACTGGGATGCTTGCTGAGGCTGTTCTTCATGCTCAT GCCCACGGACGACCAACATTGAGAAACTTGGTTCAAGCTTGGAACAAAATGCTACAGAAGGAGGTTGAGCACACACCATTGGAAAAGATGGATGCTGCAGCTGCATTTTTGGCTTCCCTTGAGGAACCAAAACTTACTAGTCTGGCAGAAGCAGGCAAGAAGCCACCAATAGAAATCTTACCCCCAGGAATGCCATCTCTTACAGGTCCTATATCTATTAAAAAACCACCTGCTCCCGCAACACAGAGCTTGGAGCAACAACCTGGCAAGCCAATGCTATTAGAAGCAGCTCCTGCTGGCACAGGAGAACCAGCAAATGCACCTCCTACTGCCACAGGAGAACCAGCAAATGCACCTCCTGCCACAGAAACACCAGCACCATCAAATGCATCTGAAACTAGTACAAGTGAGCAACCCCAATCAGAATCTGGACAACCCCAATCGGAATCTGGCGAACCTACTTCAGTTAATCAGCCTTCTGTTTCAACATCTGAGAGTAATCAAGAACAAGCTGCACCAGGAGAAAGTACCCCACAACCTTCAGAGGCAATTACTGTATCAACATTGGAGGCAAATAATGTGACAACTTTGGAGCCAAGCGATGTGGCAAGATCAGAGGCTCCACCCCAGGCACCAGAGATTCCAAGTGCAATGCCAACAGATCACCCAGCTGCTTGA